The nucleotide window ATAGTATCGGTGTGTAGTGGTCTCAATTGTTAGCTGCATGTAAAGTTCTGTATCGTTCTGTCCCCACTATGATGTCACTTCCATACCTTCTCGATCCGATCTTATTCCCATTTCTGTTGATTTTTTTCGTTTAGCCTACAGGAATCTACATAATTATATATATTATTCCGACATATAATTAGAAGCTTTTAGCTTAATACACATCTGGGGAGATGGAACATGTCAAACATTTTAAGGAATCGGGTATTAAAGAAAACACGAACATCCAGCATCGCGAACACATTATCCATTGTGCTATTGGTCATTATCGTGGTCGTCTTTGCCGTTCTGGGGACGTTCATGTATTCAAGCACACAAAACATTTTGGTCAAACAACAGGAGTCTATGCTTCAGACCAAGACACAAGCGATTGTAAGTGAGTTCGATGCATTATTCAAAGAAAAAGGTTCACTGGTCAAGCAAATGTCTACCAATAAGTTATTTCGACAATACATAGAAACGACCGAATCGGCAGAGGTTGCAGCCAGTTCCACATACGCAGCGGAAACTCAGGAAACACTCGCAGCCATCGTTAAGGAAGAGCCTTCGTTCGCCGATGCCTGGATCGCAGGTTTAGGAGGTAAAGGCTTCTGGCTGCAAAATGATGGTGCGGCTTCCGCCCCGGATTTTGATATCCAAACACGCCCATACTATAATCCGGCTGTAGCCGCAGACGGGTTATATTTCTCTGATCCGTACATTGATCTTGCAACAGGCAGTGTGCTCATGGGCATATTCTATCCAATCAAAGATGACAATGGTCAGCTTATTGGATTTGCCGCGGCTGATATTGCATTCAAGGATATCCCGGCCATTATGGAGAGCTACTCACTGGGAAGCACGGGTTACTCCATTCTACTTTCCAAGTCCGGAGATATTCTCTACCATCCGGATCAGGAGAAAGTTTTGAAAGAAAAGATTACGGACACGACTGGCGGTATTGGGGACATCGGCAAAAAGATGATCGCTGGGGAATCCGGTGTGCAGTTGATTAATGACAATGGGGAAAGTCGTTATATCGGCTACGCAACCAGTAAAGATACAGGGTGGTCAGTAGGTCTAACCATATCCGAGAAAGAAGTTCTCGCGGAATTAAAAACATTTACATGGATTACGCTTGGCGGATTTGCCGCTGCTACCATTCTGCTCGTGATCATCAGTTACATTACACTTCGTTACCTCTTGAGATCGATTCCACAGCTGCTTACCAAGATCAAGTTGATTGAACAAGGCGATCTGACAGTTCAGCTGGATGCGAATTCCAATAATGAGATCGGACAGATTGCTCAGGGATTGAATTCCATGGTGCAGAAGATTCAAGGCATGTTACAGATGGTCGGCAGCTCGGCGCATGTCCTGAATCAGTCGTCTAATGATCTGCAATCCATATCTTCAAGAACAGCAGGGACCATGAACGACACGTCTACAGCCATCAATGAAATTGCTAATGCAACCAATTATCAATCGATTGAGACAGAAAATATTTTACGCAAAACAGGTTCATTATCGAATCAAATCGATGAAATCGCGACGGATGCTCAAGCGATCGAGACGATGGTGCAGACATCTGTTGATCAGAGCGGCCAAGGACTCTTAGTCGTTGAACAACTCTCCAAATGGGCTGAGGAGAACCACAATTCTACACAGGCGATGTCCTCCATTATTCAGGAGATTGATCTGAGTCGTAATGAAATATCCAGTTTTGTGGATACCGTAAAACAAATTGCTTCACAAACCAACCTGCTGGCACTCAATGCATCGATTGAAGCTGCACGTGCTGGGGAACAGGGCAGAGGTTTTGCTGTCGTGGCCGAAGAAGTGCGCAAGCTTGCAGAACAAACTGCGATGGCGACAGAAGAAATCAACAAGAAGGTACGTGTGATTGAAGAGAAAACCAACATCTCGGTTGAACATACCGTGCGCGGCATGAAAATTGCGGATGAAAATGCCAAATCCGTAGAGGACACGAAACAAGTCTTCTTCAGTATTAACAAGGACCTGGAAGATTTGAAATTACGCATGGTCCAGATTACTGGCAATACAACCAATGTTCATAAGCACAAAGATGAGATTTTCCAGGCGCTGGAGATTATCTCCTCGACAACAGAAGAGAACTCTGCTTCAACAGAAGAAGTTAGCGCCAGCACACAAGAACAATTGGATAGTATTGAACAGGTGGCTGATCTTTCGAAGCAGTTGAATCAGTTATCCAATAAATTGCAAGACGAATTGAGCCAGTTCAAGGTTGAATAGCATAAGTGACTATCTCCCTCCTCTTCTCATTTGCGCCTGATCCATTTATTATAAATAGATATGTGTGTACGAAGAGGATTGGAGGAATACATCATCATGAACTTTGCTAAACGTATGGAGCACTTCAGTGAAGGGATCTTCACCCGGTTGCTGGAGATCAAACGCCAGCGCCTGGAGAATGGGCAACCTGTCATCGATCTCAGTGTAGGTACACCAAATATTCCACCTGCGCAGCATATCATCACTGCACTATGTGAAGCTGCTGCTGACCCGTTGAACTATATATACGCGGTGAATGACCAGAGTGAGCTGCTGCAAGCTACAAGTGAGTGGTACAAGCAGCGCTATCAGGTCGAATTGGACCCGAAGACACAGGTCTGCTCCTTACTCGGTTCACAAGAGGGACTGGCGCATATCTCCCTCTCCATCGTGGACGAAGGAGATCTCGTTCTGGTACCTGATCCCTGCTATCCTGTCTTCGCCGATGGACCTTTATTGGCCGGAGCAGAGCTGTATTATATGCCGCAAAAAGAAGAAAACGGATATGTTATTCAGCTTGAGGATATTCCGGAAGATATCGCTCATCGAGCGAAATTCATGCTGGTCTCCTATCCCAACAATCCGACAACAGCGATGGCACCGGATCAGTTCTATCTTGATCTGATTGCCTTTGCCAAGAAGTATGATATTATCGTGCTCCACGATAACGCGTACAGTGAACTTGTATTTGACGGAAAGTCATGTGGAAGCTTCCTCGCGTTTCCTGGCGCTATGGACGTCGGTGTGGAATTCAATTCCTTATCCAAAACCTATGGCCTGGCCGGAGCCCGAATTGGCTTCTGTGTGGGCAATGCAGCTATGGTCGCCATGATGAAAAAGCTAAAATCCAATATGGATTACGGCATGTTCCTACCGATCCAAAAAGCAGCGATTGCTGCCATAACCGGAGATCAATCCGAGGTTGAACGGGTCAGAGCGATCTATGAACAGCGCAGAGACATCCTCTGTGAGGGCTTCAGCAATCTCGGTTGGCCGATTGCCAAACCTGAAGCGACCATGTTCATCTGGAGCCGGATTCCGGCGCACTACGACAGCTCGGAGCAATTCGCCATGGATCTGGTTACACATACGGGAGTCATCGCAACGCCAGGAAGTGCCTTTGGCCCTTCAGGTGAAGGTTATGTGCGATTCGCCCTCGTTCAAGATCATGAGATATTACAGCAAGCCGTACAGTCAGTCGATGACAGCGGGATTCTGAAATCCAGCTAACGACAGCACGATTCACATGTGCTCAACCCAAAATCCCCTCAAGGTACACAGGGAGTAAGAGCTTCACGCTTAATAACGTGACTCTCTATTCCCTGTAGACCTGAGGGGATTTTTTCATCTCCGGAGGACTAGACATTCTTTAGGTGATGCTTTGTGTGTTGTGCCAGCTAGGGGGACACAAACCATTGTCTGTACACACGGGTTTAACGAGATCATAAGATCGTGAGATGAATGGTACCACGCGACAGCAAAAAGCCTGCTCCGAGAGCAGGCTTTTGGTTTTAACTATTTATACAGACTTGCGCCAGTTGGAACGATACATCAGATACAGGAAGTACGGCGTTCCGATAATCGCAATGAGTATGCCTGATGGAATCTCTGTTGGCGCCATGACGGTTCTGCCGATCGTATCGGCCAGCACCAACATGACTGCACCGGCTAATGCGGATAAAAACATCGAACGTCTTAACTTATTCCCCGTCAGTAACCGAACCATATGTGGTGCAATCAGACCGATAAAACCAACAGTTCCTACACAAGCAACAGCACCTGCTGCAAGTAATACACCCACGGTCATGGCCAGTAATCGTGTACGGCGTACACCCAGTCCAAGTCCAGATGCACTATTGTCGTCGAATACCAACAGTTCGAATCTACGCGCCAGCCACCAGGCCACAGGTACCAGAATAACTAAAAATAATCCGATAACCTTCACCTGTTCCCAGGTACGAGCATAGGTGCTTCCCGTCAGCCAGATATACCCGCTGCTACCGTATACGGCACCACGGACAATCAGAATCTGAATCCCTGCTCCAGCAATGGCAGACATCGCAATTCCCAGCAACACAACCGCCGAAGGGTTCAGTCCTTTCTTCCAGGCGAGGGAGAACACAACCACTGCAGCAATGGCTGCACCGATGATTGCCGCAATTGGCAGCAAGTATATCGGAAGACCCGGCCATAAGATGATGACCATCATCGCTCCAAGCCCTGCACCTGAGGATACACCGACAATTGAAGCATCTGCCAGCGGGTTACGTACCGCCATCTGAATGAGCACACCACTGATTGCCAGTGCTGCTCCTGCACCTGCGGCAACAAGGGTACGCGGAATTCGAAGCTGAATCAGCGCAGAGAACAGTCCATCCGATTGGAATAGACTCGGTAACCAATCGGCCAGAGGAATTCGCATACCGCCAAACATCGTACTGAGCAAGATTAGCGCGACGGTAATGACTGAAAATAATACAGCCATTGGGCCAAATGCAAAGCGACGCGCAGCTCCTCCTGTACTCATTGAAGTGGACATGCCTGAGCCGTTCGCTGCCTTCATGCGAGTAAGGACAAGCCAGATGAGCCACGGTGCACCAATGATCGCCATAACAGCACCTGTCGGCAGCTCCATGCTGGAGTTATGCACCATTTTGGCAAGCACATCCGCCCCAACCAGGAGCGCTGCTCCCCATATGAACACACCTGGTAACAGCAATCGGTTGGAACGTACGCCACTCAATCGAACCAGATGTGGCGCAACCAGCCCCACGAAGCCAATCGGCCCAATTACACTGACGATGACTGCAGCCAGCAGTACCGCGAGAATTAAACCACCCGCACGAGCCAATCCAACCTTTTGCCCCAATGAAGAAGCCGTTGATTCATCCAGCTCTAGCATATCCCACTGTCTGGACAGGATTAACGCGAGAAGCGTAATACCAATCACCCAAGGCCAAGCATAGGACACACCACTCCAGTCATTCTGGACAAGTGTTCCCGAGCCCCAAAGGAACAACCCTTGCGTCTCCATGGAGAAAAAAATATGTAATGCGCTTGTAAATGAACCGAGCACCATCGATACAATCATACCGGACAACGCAAGCCGAACCGGGCTTGATGTTCGTCCGCCGCCCATGAAATAAGCCGCAAAGGCTGCCAGCAGACCACCAAGAGCTGCGAAGAGAAAAGGCGACTGACTTAACAGTCCTGGAAAAGCAATAACTCCCAGCACCACCACAAAGTACGCTCCTGCATTAATGCCCAGCGTATCTGAAGCAGCCAATGGATTACGAGTAATCGTTTGCAGCAAAGCACCCGCAACAGCCAGTGCGCCACCCGCAAGAATACCAATCACTGTGCGTGGCATTCGCAAATCCCAGACCATATTGTGCTCTAATGTATCCTGTCTGCCTGTAAGTGCGTCCCAAACGACATGCAAAGGAATGGATGCCTCTCCATAACACAGACTTACAAAAAAAAGCACGATGAGAGCGGTTAGACCGCCCCCATATATGCTTATTGTGCGCCAATTCATAGTTGGCTTAGATCCTTGAACCGAACTCATTTGGTAATCGCCTCTACTACGCCATCAACCAATACTTTGGAGGAGATCGGTCCACCAAATGTCCATGTTGTGCTATCCAGTTGATAAGTGCGTTTGTCCTTCACGAAGTTCAGTCCATTCCATACAGAGTTATCTTTCATGGCTGTGCCAAAGACATCATCGTCTGGTTGGGTGATGTAAATGAAGTTACTGTCCTTTACAGCAGTCAAAGACTCAATGCCTACTGTGGAGAAGCCATAGTTTTCAACTTTGTCCGGCTTCCAATCGTTAACCAGTCCGATTTTATCCAATGTACCAATCACAACGGAATTATCGGTAAACATACGCAGGCTAACTGCATTTTGATAAGTGAACGCTTGTGTCAGTGCAAAGTTGAAGTTTTCTTTACCCGCAGCAGCCAATTTTTCTTTGGCTTCTACATAGTGCTGATCGAGATCACTCAGAACTTCTTTTGCTTTGTCTTCTTTACCCAGAGCAGTTGCAATGTTATTAAAGATCTCTGTCATTTTGTCATAATCATAGCCGTTACCATCGTACGGATCATATTCAATCGTTGGTGCAATCGCGTTCAGTTGATCATAGACCGCCGTATTATTATCTGCATTAGCAATGATGAGATCTGGCTTCAAAGCAGCAATAGCCTCCAGATTCGGTTCACTGCGTGTTCCGATATCCGTTACACTGTCATCCAGTGCTGCTTCGGATGTTACCCATACTTTATAGTTAGCGTTATCTGCATTACCTACTGGTTGAACACCCAGGGCAACGACATCTTCCGTATATGTCCATTCAAGTGTAACGACACGCTCTGCTGGCTTGTCCAGCTTAAGCTCTCCACGTTTATGCTTCACGGTAACAGGACCTGCTGTCTCTTCAGCTGGAGCACTACCCGAATCAGTACCTTGACTTGTATCTGTTGTAGTCGTGGTTTTACCACAACCTGCCAAAACCAGCACAAAGGCCAGCATAATCAACAGTCCGTTTAACCCTTTTTTCATATCTTTATCTCCCCTGTTTATATGTATTTATATGATAACAATTATCATTATCACTATTGGATTATGCCGTAGGAATGGATTTTTGTCAATGCAAAGTACCATGTAATTCAGATTCTCCGAATAAAAGGAACAGGGACTGCCACTAGGCAATCCCTATCGCACAGGTAGATCAAATGGATGTTTAACTCAGCTGCATCGTTGTGATACACGTATCATCGTTGTCATATGTAGACAGTTGAGTCTCAGCAATTTTTCCATCATGAAGTATACGAATAAGATATGTTCTATCTCGGGGTACCCATAGATCCATAAATCCGTTTGCACCAGACTTCACCATGGTATCCTTCATCAAGGTGTTGCCCTCGGAATCGTGAATGGTTACATTGAACTCCTCGTTGCTCAGTTCCCCCTGACAGCCGGTCAAGCTATGAATTGCACAGGGATGGGTCTGGTCCACGTAGGGCGCAATGGAAAGGAAAAATTCATTTTCAGGCAAATCGTATGTAGTGGTCTTTTTATCTTGATCGGTGACAATTAACTGTTTGGCATTAATGGAGGCAGATTCCGGTGTCTCTTTACCTGTGCTGATATCTTCCACCAATTTTCTGATGTTGGGCGCACTGGCTGTACCCGCCTCATCCTTGCCCGTATTGCTTGCAAACAGATAGGTTCCGATCACAATTACAACTGCAACACTTGCAATGATCCACATTTGTTTTTTCATCTGGAGTCCATCTCCTCGTCCGTTTTGGTTTATTATAAGGTAGAACACAGTGAGACGGACAGATTACGACACCAAAGTCACCATATATTCACATTTTTGTATTGTAGTAAGATTAATCTACTGCCTGTGCACTGTATCATTGATAAGTAAGGGAGGTTGTGTATATGTTTAAGTCTCCATCTGTATCTGACACTGATCGAAGAGTACACAAATCCAAACTGGCTCTGAAGACAGCCCTTCTGGAATGGATGTCCCGTAAACCATTGGCCAGTATAACCATCACCGATATTGTCAAATCCGCCGATTTGAACCGCAGCACATTTTACAAGCATTATGTATACAAAGAAGACCTGTTTGATGAATTGTTACATGACGTGATTGACGATCTCAAATTAGCCTATCGAGCACCCTATCAGCATTTCCGTGATTTCGATATGAAGGACCTTAACGCCTCAGCAATTCAAATTTTCGACCATGTACTGGCTCATGCCTCCTTCTATACATTGCTGGTTCATTCTAACGTGCTACTGGATTTCAGGGATACACTCTATATAACACTTAAGAACTTGTATCTGGAGGATGTGACCGATCTGTCACCTGATCCACGGTTGGATAAGGAACTTCTCGCCTGTTATCAGGCTAATGCCGTTCTTGGTTTAATTACGGGTTGGGTGCAAAGCAACTTCAAATACAGTGCCTCCTATATGGCGGAACAACTGTTGGAATTCACACGCATGAACCGATCCCAAGAGATTTATCGGTCTAATCTCCATTCTGCAACGAGTCCACCAAGATAAAGTTACGCCATAACTCTGTAGTGGAATCTACTCTTAAAAAGAGGTACTGTCTCCCCTGAAGCTTGAGATACAGTACCTCTTTATTATGTCGAAACATTTATTTTAATTAGTTGCTGATCCAGCCACCATCTACAGGCAACTCAACACCTGTAATGAATTTGGATTCATCAGATGCCAAAAACAGGTAGGCGTAAGCGATATCCATAGATTCACCAGCATGTGGAGGCAGTGGAGCAAGATTTTTGTAATGCTCCCCCATCTCCACCTGGGATTTGATGCCTGCTTTCTCCACCATCCCCGTAAACACAGCACCCGGATGTACGGAGTTCACACGAATATTGTCTTTGGCAAACCACTGTGCCCCGTGTTTGGTCAATGAACGTACAGATCCCTTGGAAGCACTATAAGCCGCGCCCTGGGCATCCGCGATTCCACCAATGATCGCTGCAATGGAAGAGGTATTAACGATGGAACCTTGTCCATTCTTCTGCATATAAGGAATGACTGCCTTCATGCCGAGCCATACACCTGTGCCATTAATGGACATAACCTTGTCCCAATCCTCTAACTCAGCTTCCAAAATACCTTTGGCCATATGAATTCCCGCATTGTTGATCAGAATATCTATTTTACCGTATTTCGATACGGTTTCTTCCACAACAGCATTCCATGACTCTGGACTGGACACATCCAGCTTCAACGCAATGGCTTCCCCGCCATCAGCTACGATCAGTTTAACCTGTTCCTCCAAAGCATCGATTGCCACATCGGTAGCCACTACCTTGGCTCCTTCTCTTGCAAATAATTGAATACCTGCCAATCCCATTCCACTTGCGGCACCGGTTATAATTGCAACTTTTCCAGTTAATCTGCCCATTTCATATCATCCTTTCCTATTAAGATGAATACCTCATTATGACATCCAACCTGCTAACACCTTTAGTATACGGATGAAATGAAAGCTCTTTCAATCAGCAAATAGACAGGCTTTTGTGGGATAACCGATAGTGTCTGCCTCCTTTTGTCTGTTATGTCAAAGTTAATCCACAAATCTAAACCAATCTGTTGTTTTCACTCTCATACTGTATTCCATCTCAACGTGCCATAATCCGCTCTGCCATTTCCTCGGCTTGCAGCACGGCAGACAACGGGTCGGAGAGAAAATATCTATTCCAATCAAGGTTAATAATCCGGCAATGATCTGTCTCGATGGATTTCTGCCATGGTTTGCCTGAAGCTTGATCAACCCCAGGTCTTGGACCATTATCCAACACCAACAGGTAGTCCTCCACGTACCCTCCTACCGCACTCCGCGCAATATCTAGGTACTCCAAGCCCGGCTCCAACAGTTCCTGACGAACCTTGCCTGCCGGCTTCAAGTTCAGTAAGCCATAGGCTGCCTTCCCCCCACGAGTTCCCGTATTTCCCACAAGAGTAATATGTTCTCCCCAATTCGGATCAATAACAGTAAATGTCTTCTCTGCGGAGACTTTGCCTGTGATCGTTTGCTGCAAAGTATGTACTCTCCGCATGTATTCCTTAATCCATGTTTCGGCCTCTGTCCGGCGATTCAGAATACGTCCCATCTCTCGAATCTCCTCCGCGACAGAGCTGTAACCATTCCCTCCATAGACCACCGTAGGTGCAATCCGGGCATAGGAAGCGTAGGCGGCAGGATTCCAGGTGATGATCAGATCTGGCTCCAGTTCAAGCACTCTTTCAATGGAGATAAAATTATGATTCCCGATATCCTGTACTTGGTCATAGATATAAGGCTCCAGCATTTGGTTGCTTTCAATGAGTGAATGTGGCGCTCCAAGAGGTGTTACCCCCAATGCTAGCACTTCTCCCAAATTCCAGTCCACAACAACACGGCTAGGCTTGTTCGGTACCGTAATCTCGCCCATGCTTGTGGCAAGCAACCGAGTTCTGGCTCTTGGCAACGCGGCCGCCGAGGATTTCCACACTTGGACTCCTTTCAAATCTATAGTCTCCTGTTCTGGCTGGGGCTGGTCAGCTTCAACTATGGATACTGTTCTTACGCTCCAGCCGGAATAGTGACTTTCCAAAGCGGCGTGTGGTTGGAAAGTTTTCGGGGCTACATCTGGAATACTGCTCTCTCGACGCTTTCTGTAGAACTCCGGAGAAACCCCATAATGTTTTTTGAAATAACGACTTAGTGTATAGCCATTCTCATAGCCTACTCTTTCCGCGATTTCCTGTAAGGTCCCTTTCGTACTCACCAGTAGTTTCAGCGCCTGTTCCATCCGAATCTGTAACAGCACACGACTGGGACTCGTGTTCAATTGAAGCTGAAACAATTGGTTCAGATACCTCGGACTGCAATCCAGCATTTCAGCAACCTGTTCCATCTTGAGTGATTCCGCGTAGTGACGTTTCAGATAACGGACTGCCTGATCTACCCGATCCAGCTTCGTACGGTTCTTCCTCTTCTCTTGCATTTGTTTCAGCATCTCGGCGAGCCATTGATAGAACAACGCCTTGGTTTGAATCCGGCCTGCTGACTGTAGTTCATTCCACTGTCTGTATATCAACTGCATAATTTCAATTAATGGCAAAGGGTACGTTGGTTCAAAACCAAAACTGACTTGCAGAGACTCCGCCCCAGTATATGTTTGGGATTCTTCAGCATTTGGCTTCTCTGACTCTGGTGACGAATACGACAACACATGTAATTCCATTCGCTTCTTAGCCAGACAATCCAGACGCATTCCTTTGGAGGCATGCAGAATATATGTCCCTTTAATGTGATGCATCGCCTGACCGAGCCAGATCTTCCCCTTGCCATTCGTAATTAATAAAAAAGCATTCGAGGGAAGCGTCCACGTATTAGGATCTTCACTGATGTTAATGGTAATGATTCGAATATCCAGTAATCGGATCGTTATATGCTCCCATAATGCGCCGTATTCTTCTATGTTCATCATCAAGGACCTTTCTTTATTTCCTCGTTACCACACCCAAAGCTTTGCCTCATCATATATGATAACCATTCTCAGTTCAACCTGTCGATCTGTTCTGAAATGGTTATGCTGCCGCTTCCGAATCGGTTATTGTGCAATTGCAAGTTTCCCTCTAGAGTTATATAAATGAAAATCATTATCAATTAGAAAGAGGGTTCGTCATGTTG belongs to Paenibacillus sp. FSL H8-0079 and includes:
- a CDS encoding AraC family transcriptional regulator encodes the protein MMNIEEYGALWEHITIRLLDIRIITINISEDPNTWTLPSNAFLLITNGKGKIWLGQAMHHIKGTYILHASKGMRLDCLAKKRMELHVLSYSSPESEKPNAEESQTYTGAESLQVSFGFEPTYPLPLIEIMQLIYRQWNELQSAGRIQTKALFYQWLAEMLKQMQEKRKNRTKLDRVDQAVRYLKRHYAESLKMEQVAEMLDCSPRYLNQLFQLQLNTSPSRVLLQIRMEQALKLLVSTKGTLQEIAERVGYENGYTLSRYFKKHYGVSPEFYRKRRESSIPDVAPKTFQPHAALESHYSGWSVRTVSIVEADQPQPEQETIDLKGVQVWKSSAAALPRARTRLLATSMGEITVPNKPSRVVVDWNLGEVLALGVTPLGAPHSLIESNQMLEPYIYDQVQDIGNHNFISIERVLELEPDLIITWNPAAYASYARIAPTVVYGGNGYSSVAEEIREMGRILNRRTEAETWIKEYMRRVHTLQQTITGKVSAEKTFTVIDPNWGEHITLVGNTGTRGGKAAYGLLNLKPAGKVRQELLEPGLEYLDIARSAVGGYVEDYLLVLDNGPRPGVDQASGKPWQKSIETDHCRIINLDWNRYFLSDPLSAVLQAEEMAERIMAR
- a CDS encoding CueP family metal-binding protein, which translates into the protein MKKQMWIIASVAVVIVIGTYLFASNTGKDEAGTASAPNIRKLVEDISTGKETPESASINAKQLIVTDQDKKTTTYDLPENEFFLSIAPYVDQTHPCAIHSLTGCQGELSNEEFNVTIHDSEGNTLMKDTMVKSGANGFMDLWVPRDRTYLIRILHDGKIAETQLSTYDNDDTCITTMQLS
- a CDS encoding iron ABC transporter permease codes for the protein MSSVQGSKPTMNWRTISIYGGGLTALIVLFFVSLCYGEASIPLHVVWDALTGRQDTLEHNMVWDLRMPRTVIGILAGGALAVAGALLQTITRNPLAASDTLGINAGAYFVVVLGVIAFPGLLSQSPFLFAALGGLLAAFAAYFMGGGRTSSPVRLALSGMIVSMVLGSFTSALHIFFSMETQGLFLWGSGTLVQNDWSGVSYAWPWVIGITLLALILSRQWDMLELDESTASSLGQKVGLARAGGLILAVLLAAVIVSVIGPIGFVGLVAPHLVRLSGVRSNRLLLPGVFIWGAALLVGADVLAKMVHNSSMELPTGAVMAIIGAPWLIWLVLTRMKAANGSGMSTSMSTGGAARRFAFGPMAVLFSVITVALILLSTMFGGMRIPLADWLPSLFQSDGLFSALIQLRIPRTLVAAGAGAALAISGVLIQMAVRNPLADASIVGVSSGAGLGAMMVIILWPGLPIYLLPIAAIIGAAIAAVVVFSLAWKKGLNPSAVVLLGIAMSAIAGAGIQILIVRGAVYGSSGYIWLTGSTYARTWEQVKVIGLFLVILVPVAWWLARRFELLVFDDNSASGLGLGVRRTRLLAMTVGVLLAAGAVACVGTVGFIGLIAPHMVRLLTGNKLRRSMFLSALAGAVMLVLADTIGRTVMAPTEIPSGILIAIIGTPYFLYLMYRSNWRKSV
- a CDS encoding methyl-accepting chemotaxis protein, producing the protein MSNILRNRVLKKTRTSSIANTLSIVLLVIIVVVFAVLGTFMYSSTQNILVKQQESMLQTKTQAIVSEFDALFKEKGSLVKQMSTNKLFRQYIETTESAEVAASSTYAAETQETLAAIVKEEPSFADAWIAGLGGKGFWLQNDGAASAPDFDIQTRPYYNPAVAADGLYFSDPYIDLATGSVLMGIFYPIKDDNGQLIGFAAADIAFKDIPAIMESYSLGSTGYSILLSKSGDILYHPDQEKVLKEKITDTTGGIGDIGKKMIAGESGVQLINDNGESRYIGYATSKDTGWSVGLTISEKEVLAELKTFTWITLGGFAAATILLVIISYITLRYLLRSIPQLLTKIKLIEQGDLTVQLDANSNNEIGQIAQGLNSMVQKIQGMLQMVGSSAHVLNQSSNDLQSISSRTAGTMNDTSTAINEIANATNYQSIETENILRKTGSLSNQIDEIATDAQAIETMVQTSVDQSGQGLLVVEQLSKWAEENHNSTQAMSSIIQEIDLSRNEISSFVDTVKQIASQTNLLALNASIEAARAGEQGRGFAVVAEEVRKLAEQTAMATEEINKKVRVIEEKTNISVEHTVRGMKIADENAKSVEDTKQVFFSINKDLEDLKLRMVQITGNTTNVHKHKDEIFQALEIISSTTEENSASTEEVSASTQEQLDSIEQVADLSKQLNQLSNKLQDELSQFKVE
- a CDS encoding glucose 1-dehydrogenase, with the protein product MGRLTGKVAIITGAASGMGLAGIQLFAREGAKVVATDVAIDALEEQVKLIVADGGEAIALKLDVSSPESWNAVVEETVSKYGKIDILINNAGIHMAKGILEAELEDWDKVMSINGTGVWLGMKAVIPYMQKNGQGSIVNTSSIAAIIGGIADAQGAAYSASKGSVRSLTKHGAQWFAKDNIRVNSVHPGAVFTGMVEKAGIKSQVEMGEHYKNLAPLPPHAGESMDIAYAYLFLASDESKFITGVELPVDGGWISN
- a CDS encoding aminotransferase class I/II-fold pyridoxal phosphate-dependent enzyme, which gives rise to MNFAKRMEHFSEGIFTRLLEIKRQRLENGQPVIDLSVGTPNIPPAQHIITALCEAAADPLNYIYAVNDQSELLQATSEWYKQRYQVELDPKTQVCSLLGSQEGLAHISLSIVDEGDLVLVPDPCYPVFADGPLLAGAELYYMPQKEENGYVIQLEDIPEDIAHRAKFMLVSYPNNPTTAMAPDQFYLDLIAFAKKYDIIVLHDNAYSELVFDGKSCGSFLAFPGAMDVGVEFNSLSKTYGLAGARIGFCVGNAAMVAMMKKLKSNMDYGMFLPIQKAAIAAITGDQSEVERVRAIYEQRRDILCEGFSNLGWPIAKPEATMFIWSRIPAHYDSSEQFAMDLVTHTGVIATPGSAFGPSGEGYVRFALVQDHEILQQAVQSVDDSGILKSS
- a CDS encoding iron-siderophore ABC transporter substrate-binding protein translates to MKKGLNGLLIMLAFVLVLAGCGKTTTTTDTSQGTDSGSAPAEETAGPVTVKHKRGELKLDKPAERVVTLEWTYTEDVVALGVQPVGNADNANYKVWVTSEAALDDSVTDIGTRSEPNLEAIAALKPDLIIANADNNTAVYDQLNAIAPTIEYDPYDGNGYDYDKMTEIFNNIATALGKEDKAKEVLSDLDQHYVEAKEKLAAAGKENFNFALTQAFTYQNAVSLRMFTDNSVVIGTLDKIGLVNDWKPDKVENYGFSTVGIESLTAVKDSNFIYITQPDDDVFGTAMKDNSVWNGLNFVKDKRTYQLDSTTWTFGGPISSKVLVDGVVEAITK
- a CDS encoding TetR/AcrR family transcriptional regulator C-terminal domain-containing protein — protein: MFKSPSVSDTDRRVHKSKLALKTALLEWMSRKPLASITITDIVKSADLNRSTFYKHYVYKEDLFDELLHDVIDDLKLAYRAPYQHFRDFDMKDLNASAIQIFDHVLAHASFYTLLVHSNVLLDFRDTLYITLKNLYLEDVTDLSPDPRLDKELLACYQANAVLGLITGWVQSNFKYSASYMAEQLLEFTRMNRSQEIYRSNLHSATSPPR